AGCGTCGCGACCTGTCCCTCCCAGATCGACCAGGCACGGGCGGCCTCCTGCTTCGCATCCTCGTCGTCGCCCGACAGGCGGCGGTAATAGGCCTCGATCAGCTCGCCGCGCTCATTCTCGGGGATGACGGAGACGAAATCGTCCCACGCCTCGGCCATGATTTCGCTCGCGCCATAGCGGTAGAGCCAGTCGAGCTCCTTCTGCCGCGCCAGGAACACGCCGCGCAGTACCAGCTCGCTGACGCGCTCGGGATGCTTCTGGGCATAGGCGAGCGCGAGAGTGGAGCCCCAGCTGCCCCCGAACGCCTGCCATTTCTCATGCCCGCACATTTCGCGCAGCCGCTCGATATCGGCGACGATCGTCCAGGTGTCGTTATGCGCCAGTTCGGCGAAGGGCGTGGACTTGCCGCAACCGCGCTGATCGAACAGCAACACGTCGTAGAGATCGGGATTCCACTGCCGCCGGTGGTCGGGGCCGAAGCCGCCGCCCGGGCCGCCGTGGAGGAACACAGCGGGCTTCGCCCCGCGGGTGCCGACGCGCTCGTAATGGAGCGAGTGGCCGTCACCGACGTCGAGCATGCCGCTGTCATAGGGTTCGATCGGGGGGTAGAGGGTGCGCGCGTATTCGATCATGCGTTCAATCCTTTCGCTCGACGACCAGCATCGGCCCGATCGGTGCGCGCGCGTCCATCCGCTTCGCCACCGGGTCCCACAGGGACGAGACGTTACCGTCGAGATAGAGCGCATCGGGCGTTTTCGCCACATCGCGGAAATAGCGGGCGAAGCTGCCGAAGCTGATCGGCCCTTCCGAAATCGCGAAATGCGCGCGGCCTTGCGCGTCGACACCCACCCCGTTGCGGATATTGCGCGAAGGGCCGTCTTCGGAAAATTCGGGATGCAGCTTGCCGGCGATCACCAGCATCGGCCCGCTCTGCGTGCCGAAATCGGGGCGATCGGTAACGTTGGTGTAGAAGTCCGCACTGGTGCGCACATGCCACTTGCCCTTGGCACCGTAGAACACGCCGTTGGGCTTCATATGGAAATTGCCCGACCCGTCAGCGCGGTTGAGTTCCTGACGACGGTCGCCGTTGCGCACGAAATAGCCGATCGGCTTGCCCTCGCCGTCGAACATCCCGGCATTGACCGCGAAGGCGACCTTGGCCGCTTCATCGCCCATGGCGGCCTTGAGCTTCGCGAAGCCGCGATAGGGAGGCTGGCCCAGCGCGGCGAGGATGACGTGCTTCGCCGGATCGGCGATGCACTCGGTAATCGCGACCCCTTCGAATTCGCTACGGGTGCACGGATCGCCGGGGATCGCGGCCGGAGTGGGCGACGCCGAAGCGGCCGCCCCGGACGCCTCGCCCCCGACCGGCAGTGCTTTGCCGCTCCCGATCTCGGTGCGCAGCACCGGCTTACCCTCGGGCTGCCGGTCACAAGCCGTCAGCGCGAGTGCAGCGAGCAACAGGATTTCAGGCCCCCTCATTGCCCGTACCCCGGCTCGGCGGCGATGCGGATCGCCTCGCGCGCGGCGGCGAGAAGTGCGCCGGCCTTCGCCTCGCATTCGCGCTGTTCGTAGGCGGGATCGCTGTCGGCGACGATGCCCGCACCCGCCTGCACATGCATCGTCCCGTCCTTCACCACCGCGGTGCGCAGGACAATGCAGGAATCGAAGCTGCCATCGGGCGCGAAATATCCCACACCGCCGGCGTAGGGTCCGCGCGTCTCGGGCTCCAGCTCGGCGATGATCTCGCA
Above is a genomic segment from Erythrobacter sp. 3-20A1M containing:
- the pip gene encoding prolyl aminopeptidase, producing MIEYARTLYPPIEPYDSGMLDVGDGHSLHYERVGTRGAKPAVFLHGGPGGGFGPDHRRQWNPDLYDVLLFDQRGCGKSTPFAELAHNDTWTIVADIERLREMCGHEKWQAFGGSWGSTLALAYAQKHPERVSELVLRGVFLARQKELDWLYRYGASEIMAEAWDDFVSVIPENERGELIEAYYRRLSGDDEDAKQEAARAWSIWEGQVATLLPKPALIEDYADSAKAVPMARISAHFFREGFWLKDNQLLRDVHKLRGIPGIIVQGRHDICTPPTSAWALKQAWPEADLRIVHDAGHSASEAGIIDGLVRATDELAGKTA
- a CDS encoding phosphodiester glycosidase family protein, with the protein product MRGPEILLLAALALTACDRQPEGKPVLRTEIGSGKALPVGGEASGAAASASPTPAAIPGDPCTRSEFEGVAITECIADPAKHVILAALGQPPYRGFAKLKAAMGDEAAKVAFAVNAGMFDGEGKPIGYFVRNGDRRQELNRADGSGNFHMKPNGVFYGAKGKWHVRTSADFYTNVTDRPDFGTQSGPMLVIAGKLHPEFSEDGPSRNIRNGVGVDAQGRAHFAISEGPISFGSFARYFRDVAKTPDALYLDGNVSSLWDPVAKRMDARAPIGPMLVVERKD